A region of the Mesotoga sp. UBA6090 genome:
CGTTTATAGATACCTGCCTAAGAACATTCATGAAATTTGAAACGGTAAAGAATCTATCGCTTAGAAAGCTAAACACAAGAACGATTCCAAAAAAGCCGACAACAATTGGAAATCTTCTTAAAAGACTGAGGGTCTTCTTCATCATTGTTCCCCCATTGCCGCAGAAATTATGTTCTGCTGATTAATATCCTTTCTTTCAAATATGACTACCTGACGACCACGGTGCATTACAAGTACTCGATCGCTCATGCTCGTTATTTCTGGCAGTTCAGAAGATATCATGATTATCCCCTTACCCTGATTTGCCAGTTCATTCATTAGCCGGTAGACCTCAACCTTTGCTCCAACGTCAATTCCCCTGGTGGGCTCGACGAAGACTACGATTTCAGGCGATTTTGTAAGCCCCTTTGCGAGAACTACTTTCTGTTGATTTCCACCTGACAGGTTGTTAACTTTTTGATCTGAAGAAGGTGTCTTTATAGCCAGTCTATTTATCATATTTTCGGCAAGTTTCCTGCTCGCTCTCCAACTAATATTACCCAGTTTGCTTACGAGTTCTGTATTTGGTAGAACAACGTTCTTTGTTATACTCAAAGATGTCACCAGCCCCTGTGTCTTCCGATCCTCGGGTATGAGAATAACTCCTCTAGACAATGCTTGGTCAGGCCTCGTAGGAAATGGGAATGATTTGCCGGAAAGCTCTGCCCTATTCGCAGTTGCTTTTATGCCACCGTATATGGCTAGAGCAATCGCGCCCTTGCCAGAGCCCACAAGACCCGATATCCCGAGGATCTCACCTCTTTTCACTTCGAAAGAGACATTTTCGAAGTGTCCAGGTACTGAAAGACCATCAACCGCGAAGACGGTTTCTCCCGTTACGAAGTTCTCTTTAGGGAACATATCGTCGATTCTTCTTCCTACCATATCCTTTATCAAACGGTCGCCAGTGTAGTCTCCGATAGG
Encoded here:
- a CDS encoding sugar ABC transporter ATP-binding protein translates to MDDFILKMEGISKSFPGVKALDNVSFDLKRGEILALIGENGAGKSTLMKILSGVYRQNEGKIFLEGNEVRIEGPSDSIERGIAVIYQELNLSEDLTVAENIYLGREMSSWWNLNRRDLRRRAEKLLSSLNFPVRAGAIVKKLNVSEKQLVEIARAMASDARIIVMDEPTATITEHETAILFKLMRELKEKGVSIVFISHKLEEVFEIADRITILRDGSLISSGPIGDYTGDRLIKDMVGRRIDDMFPKENFVTGETVFAVDGLSVPGHFENVSFEVKRGEILGISGLVGSGKGAIALAIYGGIKATANRAELSGKSFPFPTRPDQALSRGVILIPEDRKTQGLVTSLSITKNVVLPNTELVSKLGNISWRASRKLAENMINRLAIKTPSSDQKVNNLSGGNQQKVVLAKGLTKSPEIVVFVEPTRGIDVGAKVEVYRLMNELANQGKGIIMISSELPEITSMSDRVLVMHRGRQVVIFERKDINQQNIISAAMGEQ